In Flavobacterium sp. GSB-24, the genomic window GAATTAGGAAGACAATCTGAAGCTTTGCCTTTAATTAATGAAATAAGAGAAAGAGCTGCACAGAGCACAGGAAGACTGCCTTACGTAAACAATTTTAAAATCAATACATATGTGGACGGAAGCAATTGCAACTGGACACAGGATTTTGCCCGTAAAGCTTTGCGCTGGGAACGTCGTTTAGAATTGGCTATGGAAGGAAGCCGATTCTTCGATCTTGTTCGCTGGGGAATTACAGATCAGGTTATGAATGACTTTTATGCAAAAGAAAAAACAAAACGTACCTATTATCAGGATGCTTTTTTTGATGCACACAAAGAAGAATACTGCCCAATTCCGTTGAAGCAAATTAATTTCAGTCAGGGATTGTATAAACAGAATCCAGGTTATTAATCCTTAAAGAATCAGCAAAATGAAAAAAGCTTTAAATAAATATTGGACTAAAATGTCTATAGTTTTGGCAATGATTTTTATGGTTACTGCCTGCGAAAACAGTTTTGAAACTGGCGGATTTGATATGAATTCGCCTTCAAATGTACTTTCATTTAAATTAAACGGAGTTTCAGGAAGCATTGATCAGACAACAGGGAAAATTACTGTTGTAATGCCTTACGGATCAGATATAACAGCCATAAAACCAGAAGTTGTTTTAGAAGAAGGAGCAACGTCAAATCTGGAATTAAATTCAGCTATTAATTTTACAAATCCAGTAAAATTCAGAGTGGTTAACGGTAATTTATACAAAGATTACACAGTAACAACAACCGTTTTAAGTCCAATTAAGAGTTTCACGATCAATGGTGCAGCAGCAATTGTAAACGACATCAGCAGAACAATTAATTTGACCTTACCTGAAAATACTGACTTAACAGCGCTTAAACCAGTGATCGAAGTTACAACAGGCGTTACAATTTCACCAGCTTCAGGAGCAACAGTTGATTTTACAAATGCAGTCACTTTTGTAATAACATCAAATGGTAAGAGCGTTAACTATACTGCAAATGTCGGAGTTCCAGTTACAGGATTAACAGTTGCATTTTTAGGAACTGCAGCTACAAGATCAGGAATCACAAACATGGATGAAGTTACAGCTTCAAACTGGTTATTTGATAATTTCCCGGGAGCTAAATATATTTCCTTTGAAAGTGTTCAGAATGGTGCAGATTTAAGTGATGTCGATGTGATTTGGTGGCATTTTGATTCGGCTGCAAATTTACCTTCTATTGCTTATAATCCTGCCGTTACCACTGCACTTAAAAATTTTAGGGCAAATGGCGGAAACCTGCTTTTGACTTCTTTCGCTTCACAATACGTTGATGCTTTAGGAATTGTTCCATCAGGAAAAGGACCAAATAATGTTTTTGGTGATTTTCCTCCAAATGGATTTGTAGACGGAAATTCATGGGGAATGTCATTTGTTGGTCATGAAGCTCATCCAATATTTCAGGGTTTAACCACTTTTGAAGCTGGAAAAGCTAATTTACTGCAAAGCGGCACTTTCAGATTAAATCATACCGCATGGTGGTTTTTACCGGAATGGGGCGGATACAATAATGGAGAAGGTTGGAGAAACCAAACAGGAGGAACCAATCTGGCAAGTGAAGCTTGGGATAATGAACTGAACGGAAGGGTTACCATTGCAGAATTTCCAAATACAAGTACAAATAAAAATGTAATTGTTATTTCAATGGGGGCTTACGACTGGTACAATGAAACCAACAGCAGCGGCGTGCCAAGCCAGTCTAATGAGTTTATTGCAAACATCAGACTGCTGACACAAAACAGTATCAATTACCTAGCGGGAAAATAAATCACTTGAATTTAATACAATGAAATACAGAAATATAATTACAATTGCTCTCGCTTTCTTTTGGCTTGCTTCGTGCAGTCAAGATGAAACTTATATTGGAGGTTCGATTTCAGGAGGCAATTCTGAAATAACAAGTGTTTTTCCTGTTCCGCCAGCGCAATGGATGGGCGCAGACGATCCGTACTATAGCGCGGGTTATACTGGAGATATAATGCCTTTTTTTGATAACGGAAAATTTCATATCTACTTCTTGCATGACGCACAGAATAAACCAGCAGGAAAAGGATTTCATGATATTCATGAATATCAGAGCATAGATCTGGCGCATTTTACTTATGAAGGCCAAACCATTCCGTATGGTTCAAACCTTGAACCTGATTTTGCGATTGGCA contains:
- a CDS encoding DUF4960 domain-containing protein; the encoded protein is MKKALNKYWTKMSIVLAMIFMVTACENSFETGGFDMNSPSNVLSFKLNGVSGSIDQTTGKITVVMPYGSDITAIKPEVVLEEGATSNLELNSAINFTNPVKFRVVNGNLYKDYTVTTTVLSPIKSFTINGAAAIVNDISRTINLTLPENTDLTALKPVIEVTTGVTISPASGATVDFTNAVTFVITSNGKSVNYTANVGVPVTGLTVAFLGTAATRSGITNMDEVTASNWLFDNFPGAKYISFESVQNGADLSDVDVIWWHFDSAANLPSIAYNPAVTTALKNFRANGGNLLLTSFASQYVDALGIVPSGKGPNNVFGDFPPNGFVDGNSWGMSFVGHEAHPIFQGLTTFEAGKANLLQSGTFRLNHTAWWFLPEWGGYNNGEGWRNQTGGTNLASEAWDNELNGRVTIAEFPNTSTNKNVIVISMGAYDWYNETNSSGVPSQSNEFIANIRLLTQNSINYLAGK